One genomic segment of Cottoperca gobio chromosome 21, fCotGob3.1, whole genome shotgun sequence includes these proteins:
- the tent5c gene encoding terminal nucleotidyltransferase 5C has product MDNKEESKSCSVSVLTWDQVSRLNEVLSEVVPVHGRGNFPTLEVRLKDIVARVRARLELRGIRVKDVRLNGSTASHVLVQDIGWSYKDLDVIFRVDLPHEAEFKLIKDVVLGTLLDFLPEGVNKKKITPMTLKEAYVQKLVKVNTEQDRWSLISLSNNNGRNVELKFVDSIRRQFEFSVDSFQIVLDSMLAYYELAQTPMSQAFHPTVSGESVYGDFSMALSHLRNKLIDTKRPEEIRGGGLLKYCNLLVRDFRPASEEEFKALERYMCSRFFIDFPDIGEQQRKVEAYLQSHFIGEEKSKYDYLMILRRVVNESTVCLMGHERRQTLHLISLMAFRVLAEQNAIPDASCVTCYYQPAPYVRDHNFSNYYVANQNIPTWLPCN; this is encoded by the coding sequence ATGGATAACAAAGAAGAATCAAAGAGTTGTTCCGTCAGTGTGCTGACCTGGGACCAGGTGAGCCGGCTGAATGAAGTTCTGTCAGAGGTTGTGCCTGTCCACGGACGGGGAAACTTCCCTACCTTAGAAGTGCGGCTGAAAGACATTGTGGCCCGGGTTCGCGCCCGTCTGGAGCTGAGGGGCATCAGAGTAAAGGACGTACGGCTCAATGGCTCCACGGCCAGCCACGTACTGGTGCAGGATATTGGCTGGAGCTACAAGGATCTGGACGTCATCTTCAGGGTGGACCTGCCACACGAGGCAGAGTTCAAGCTTATCAAGGACGTGGTGCTGGGTACCCTGCTGGACTTTCTGCCCGAGGGcgtgaacaaaaagaaaattacaCCCATGACTCTCAAAGAGGCTTACGTGCAGAAGCTGGTGAAGGTCAACACAGAGCAGGACCGCTGGAGCCTCATCTCCCTCTCCAACAACAATGGCCGCAATGTGGAGCTGAAGTTTGTGGACTCGATACGCCGGCAGTTTGAGTTCAGTGTGGACTCCTTTCAGATTGTGCTGGATTCCATGCTTGCCTACTACGAGCTGGCACAGACGCCCATGTCACAGGCCTTTCACCCTACTGTGAGTGGGGAGAGCGTATATGGGGACTTCAGCATGGCACTGAGCCACCTGCGGAACAAGCTCATCGACACCAAGCGGCCCGAGGAGATCCGAGGTGGCGGCCTGCTGAAATACTGCAATCTGCTGGTGCGGGACTTCCGCCCTGCCAGCGAGGAGGAGTTCAAGGCCCTGGAGCGCTACATGTGTTCCCGCTTCTTCATTGACTTCCCTGACATTGGTGAGCAGCAGCGCAAGGTGGAGGCCTACCTCCAGAGCCACTTCATAGGCGAGGAGAAGAGCAAGTACGATTACCTCATGATCCTGCGGCGAGTGGTCAACGAGAGTACGGTGTGCCTCATGGGCCATGAGCGGCGGCAGACCCTCCACCTCATCTCGCTGATGGCCTTCCGAGTTCTGGCGGAGCAGAACGCTATCCCCGATGCGTCCTGCGTCACCTGCTATTATCAGCCAGCGCCTTATGTCCGAGACCACAACTTCAGCAACTACTATGTGGCTAACCAGAACATTCCAACATGGCTGCCATGTAACTGA